The Theobroma cacao cultivar B97-61/B2 chromosome 2, Criollo_cocoa_genome_V2, whole genome shotgun sequence genome includes the window GTgaccaagaaaaagaagcagaAATGCTAGGGCAGCAATACGATGAATTGAGGAATGGAGAAATGAGGAAAGTAACCTGGGCGGTCGCCGAGAAAGCTCTAATTCTACTTCCTTACTGCTAGGAGAAATGAAAATGACGAGCTCATTATATATCAGGTACACCGTGCTTTAGATTTAGGGTTTTTATTCTTCTCTGTAATGACAGATTTGACCTTGCCTTGGGGTTTGAATTGTGCGTACCACCACCGAGCTGACTAGTAAGTAATGAGTCGGGTCCACTGAAGATTGGGTCTCATTAGTAATTTTATTAGACATGGAAGTTGGAGGCTCTCCTTTGGGGATTGAGAAGCAACCCCCAAAGTGAAAGCAGTAATAAACATTTTTTTGCTTATAAGTCAATCAGTTAATGACCCAAGGACTAGGTAGTTGAGAGCTCTCCTGGCTGACCATAGTTTGGATCTACTTCTTGCAATAATCTTGAAAAACATAAGGACAGAGTAGCCTTTCAGACTTATAAATTTCAGGTGGATAGCTTAACATGCGTGGGTTCAGACATCATTGAACTTCTACATCAAGTTCTTTTACAATGGAATATCCAACAGGCTGAAAATTGTACCAGCATACCAGCAAAATGCAGTAATACAACAAGAAACTGACAGTAGAATTCATGGCTGTACACATATCCTCTCTCAGTGAAATCAAGAGAGATTTCACCATTTTAAGCTGTTTTTGGTTGCAATTTTGATATGCATTCCAAGAGTACGAGACTGTTGTTACGAAACTTCTGCAGGAATGATCCAAGGTGCATTAAGCACAACACAAGGAAGCCCTTTGTTTCACTAGCAACTCCTTTAGTTTGTTTACAAGCGGGGGGTTATCGCACATGTATTCTAGGAATGACTTCCTCAAGCTCTGCAACAACTCTGCATCATTGTTGCCTGGGCTAACATTAAGCAGCTTTGTAAAGAGATCCTTCCATAGGTTGACGTTCCAGTATCTGAAAGCAATCGTGCAAAGCTAATGGAAGTTAAGAGAGCTGACATTGCCAATCAAGAAAGAGATATAAGGAAATATGGCTCTTTACTTGTggtgaatttttaaattttaaagtaacCCTTGCCAATGGATCAGAAGCTAATTAAGAAATTGGCACCCGAACTGAAGAACTACAATACCGTTCAAAAGAACAATACCTTTTAAAAGATGATTTTGGCAGATAAATGTAATCATCATCTGAGgctttcttttcaatttccaTGTAAGTATTATGCAGCATCATATGGACAACAACACACAGGCCATATGTGTCCACCTGATGATAAATGACACAGCATGGTCAAGGTAATCACTCTGATGAAATTAAACACACCAATTTGCAATGGTTCATGAAGCAGATACTTACCTGGAAGGTCCATGGTTTTTTCTCCTGCATTTGAATACAACGAAAGCCAGAAGTTCGACAATCACCTGTAAATTCTGTGTTGTCTGGAAAAAGATGCAGGTCTATCCCCCTCCCCCAGTCAACAAGGCAAAGACCCTTCAAAATAAAActctttaagtatatataattgtCAAATGTCAACcataaaattctaattttcaaTTCAAGCGGAATTAACCTGATCATGCCAAGGGCCAGTTCGATCTTTAAAGCCATCTTCTGAGAGGTCATCCCTGCAAAATGTCAAAAATCTATGTATTACATGCCAAaacactaaaaatcaaacttaaatgaaaaaagactaaaataaaaattgtattACACTAAATATATGTTAACAATGACTCTCAAGCCAAAGCTGGACTtgataaaataactaaataagcattaaaaattttataatatgtttttgaattatttgaaAAGGGAAAAGCAGGAGTGTAGGAGTATTGCATAAATATCTTCATGACTTTAGTGAACGGTTACAGATGGCTTATACATTGGTTCGCCAGTCTACCTACATGTGACACTACTCTGCATTCAAGGATACTTTTCAATGCttcttaaaaaatatcaagTGCAATGTCATTCAAATTCAATCATCAGGAGTGTCGGGTTTATTGTGGTAGAATTACAACTCAAAGTAGAAGTCTAACAGTTCTATGGCCATTAGTGTCATTAGTGTTCCTTTTATGAACattgtttttatatttcttttgtgatGTTTGGTAATTAGCATATCAAGTACTATGCTAAAGTTACATGAAAGTCCTGGAAAACATATAGTCATGATCTATAGtggtgaaaagaaaaaaggtcaCTTACTTAGAATAGCGAATCAGAAGATTATCAGGCTTGAAATCGCCATGAATGATGCCAACCCTATGCAAAGTTTCCAACATGTAAAGCATCTCTGTAGTGTAATAAATACATAATACCTCCTCCATGGACTTGCCAGTAACCACATAAGAATTAATCGCATCCTGTACAATGCAAGGGCAAATATTATAGAAGACACCTTTTTCCCTTTACTTTTTTACTATTTGGTTGGAGCTATGCAAGGCGCAAAAACCTACCTGAAGTGTCCCGTGAGATAGATAGTCACACACAAGTATGCTACAGTCGGAATAGATATGAATTTTCTGAGCAGAACCAAAGTTTGATCTCTGATACAATGAAATAAAGGAAATCATAAAAGCTCATCAGCCCAGAATATACTTATAAATGATGTAAGGTGATAGACATCTTGAACTGTTATACCTGTTTGTCTAAGATGCGTTCGTCAAGTTGACGGTACATGTAGAATTCCCAAGGGAAAGCAGGCTTTTGTATCTGCAAAAAGGATTTTGTAATGTTAGGACAGAGTCCAGGATGTGAAACTGTGATCTTTATTATAGATCAAGGTTAACAATAACCTTTAATGCAACAACATCATCAGGATTGCTATCAATGTATGCTTTAAATACTTGAGCAAAGCCACCCTGACCAGCACACCCCTTGATCTGATACTTCTTTCCACCTTTGAAAATAAAggcaaaaaataataataaataaattttaattccctATAATGAATTTGTGTgtttctaaaaaattaaaaattcatagaATAGATGGTAGCTTATTAATACAATTCTTGGCTCTCTAAACTCATTGATATATTGTAAAgagattttttcaattaagacAAGAGTAAACCTTGGAATCTCCATTGCACTCAAAAATGAAGCACACTCTACAAGTTCTACAGATGGGATAATACCTCTCAAAATTGAAAGAAGCAGTAGATATTGCACAAAACTAGGTTctcaaaagattttttatgCACCAAGAATGTGCCTATCTTAAAGACAAAACACCGCTATACTCTTCTTAAACAATC containing:
- the LOC18608736 gene encoding mitotic checkpoint serine/threonine-protein kinase BUB1 translates to MGVILTESNDSSSAHDPLFPWLTSIKKALDEWYSGNRTGADLDNLLSDCISTFKHNAKYRNDLRFLKIWFIYLEGSKDFESVFREIEENEICIGHSLLYEWYAYFLEAKGKWKEAHTVYQIGISRKADPLEKLKGAQSLFVKRMSDRLNGSSFGKIDGSEPAEFGKKFINPWSTFTIEELSKKIHPQITKYDGYHLSKKVYSGKVALSSLKKSSRNKIIEIGGKKYQIKGCAGQGGFAQVFKAYIDSNPDDVVALKIQKPAFPWEFYMYRQLDERILDKQRSNFGSAQKIHIYSDCSILVCDYLSHGTLQDAINSYVVTGKSMEEVLCIYYTTEMLYMLETLHRVGIIHGDFKPDNLLIRYSKDDLSEDGFKDRTGPWHDQGLCLVDWGRGIDLHLFPDNTEFTGDCRTSGFRCIQMQEKKPWTFQVDTYGLCVVVHMMLHNTYMEIEKKASDDDYIYLPKSSFKRYWNVNLWKDLFTKLLNVSPGNNDAELLQSLRKSFLEYMCDNPPLVNKLKELLVKQRASLCCA